A genomic segment from Streptomyces sp. NBC_00459 encodes:
- a CDS encoding NUDIX hydrolase: protein MTTIKDTPEEWEIRATETPFVGNKTSVRTDEVVMPDGSVVGRDYQVHPGSVGVLALDAEGRVLLIRQYRHPVRQRMWEIPAGLLDVPGENPLHAAQRELYEEAHVKAEDWRVLTDVYPTAGGCDEAVRIFLARNLSEAEGERFEVEDEEADMEHARVPVDELVRGVLAGELHNNCLVVGVLSLVAAEKGDGLDALRPAGAPWPARPFEA, encoded by the coding sequence ATGACCACCATCAAGGACACTCCGGAGGAGTGGGAGATCCGGGCCACGGAGACCCCCTTCGTGGGCAACAAGACCTCCGTGCGCACCGACGAGGTGGTCATGCCCGACGGCTCGGTCGTGGGCCGCGACTACCAGGTGCACCCGGGCTCCGTGGGTGTCCTCGCCCTGGACGCCGAGGGCCGGGTCCTGCTGATCCGCCAGTACCGCCACCCCGTCCGCCAGCGGATGTGGGAGATCCCGGCCGGCCTGCTGGACGTACCTGGCGAGAATCCGCTGCACGCCGCCCAGCGCGAGCTGTACGAGGAGGCGCACGTCAAGGCCGAGGACTGGCGGGTGCTGACCGACGTCTACCCCACGGCGGGCGGCTGCGACGAGGCCGTACGGATCTTCCTGGCCCGGAATCTGTCCGAGGCCGAGGGGGAGCGCTTCGAGGTCGAGGACGAGGAGGCCGACATGGAGCACGCGCGCGTGCCCGTCGACGAGCTCGTCCGGGGTGTCCTCGCCGGCGAACTGCACAACAACTGCCTCGTCGTGGGCGTCCTTTCGCTGGTGGCGGCAGAGAAGGGCGACGGGCTCGACGCGCTGCGCCCGGCCGGGGCGCCTTGGCCGGCCCGGCCCTTCGAGGCCTGA
- a CDS encoding CTP synthase, with protein MTPAAFRNSTATTTKHIFVTGGVASSLGKGLTASSLGMLLKARGLRVVMQKLDPYLNVDPGTMNPFQHGEVFVTHDGAETDLDIGHYERFLDRDLDGSANVTTGQIYSTVIAKERRGEYLGDTVQVIPHITNEIKHRIRRMATDEVDVVITEVGGTVGDIESLPFLETVRQVRHEVGRDNVFVVHISLLPYIGPSGELKTKPTQHSVAALRNIGIQPDAIVLRCDREVPTAIKRKISLMCDVDEAAVVACPDARSIYDIPKTVHREGLDAYVVRKLDLPFRDVDWTTWDDLLDRVHNPAHEINLALVGKYIDLPDAYLSVTEALRAGGFANHARVKIKWVTSDDCRTPAGAKKQLEDVDAICIPGGFGDRGVSGKVGAIQYAREHKIPLLGLCLGLQCIVIEAARNLAGIEDANSTEFDAATAHPVISTMAEQLDIVAGDGDMGGTMRLGMYPAKLAEGSIVRDVYDGKEYVEERHRHRYEVNNSYRSELEKKAGLQFSGTSPDGKLVEYVEYPREVHPYLVATQAHPELRSRPTRPHPLFAGLVKAAVKRKTGK; from the coding sequence ATGACACCCGCTGCTTTTCGAAACAGCACAGCCACGACGACCAAGCACATCTTCGTCACCGGGGGTGTCGCCTCCTCGCTCGGCAAGGGCCTGACCGCCTCCAGCCTCGGCATGCTTCTCAAGGCGCGCGGACTGCGGGTCGTCATGCAGAAGCTCGACCCTTACCTCAACGTCGACCCCGGCACGATGAACCCCTTCCAGCACGGTGAGGTGTTCGTCACCCACGACGGCGCCGAGACCGACCTGGACATCGGCCACTACGAGCGCTTCCTCGACCGCGACCTCGACGGCTCGGCCAACGTCACCACCGGCCAGATCTACTCGACGGTGATCGCGAAGGAGCGGCGCGGCGAGTACCTGGGCGACACCGTCCAGGTCATCCCGCACATCACCAACGAGATCAAGCACCGCATCCGCCGGATGGCCACCGACGAGGTCGACGTCGTCATCACCGAGGTCGGCGGCACGGTCGGCGACATCGAGTCGCTGCCCTTCCTGGAGACCGTGCGTCAGGTCCGTCACGAGGTCGGCCGCGACAACGTGTTCGTCGTCCACATCTCGCTGCTGCCCTACATCGGTCCCTCCGGCGAGCTGAAGACCAAGCCGACCCAGCACAGCGTGGCGGCCCTTCGGAACATCGGTATCCAGCCGGACGCGATCGTGCTGCGCTGCGACCGCGAGGTCCCCACCGCGATCAAGCGCAAGATCTCCCTGATGTGCGACGTCGACGAGGCCGCGGTGGTGGCCTGTCCCGACGCCCGCTCGATCTACGACATCCCCAAGACCGTGCACCGCGAGGGCCTGGACGCCTATGTCGTCCGCAAGCTGGACCTGCCCTTCAGGGACGTGGACTGGACGACCTGGGACGACCTCCTGGACCGCGTCCACAACCCCGCCCACGAGATCAACCTGGCGCTGGTCGGCAAGTACATCGACCTGCCCGACGCCTACCTCTCGGTCACCGAGGCGCTGCGCGCGGGCGGTTTCGCCAACCACGCGCGAGTGAAGATCAAGTGGGTCACCTCGGACGACTGCAGGACCCCTGCGGGCGCCAAGAAGCAGCTGGAGGACGTGGACGCGATCTGCATCCCGGGCGGCTTCGGTGACCGCGGGGTGTCCGGCAAGGTCGGCGCGATCCAGTACGCCCGCGAGCACAAGATCCCGCTGCTGGGGCTGTGCCTGGGCCTCCAGTGCATCGTCATCGAGGCGGCCCGCAACCTGGCCGGCATCGAGGACGCGAACTCCACCGAGTTCGACGCCGCCACCGCCCACCCGGTCATCTCGACGATGGCCGAGCAGCTCGACATCGTCGCGGGCGACGGGGACATGGGCGGAACGATGCGACTGGGCATGTACCCGGCCAAGCTGGCCGAGGGCTCCATCGTGCGCGATGTGTACGACGGCAAGGAGTACGTCGAGGAGCGCCACCGGCACCGTTACGAGGTCAACAACAGCTACCGCTCCGAACTGGAGAAGAAGGCCGGTCTGCAGTTCTCCGGCACCTCCCCGGACGGCAAACTGGTGGAGTACGTCGAGTACCCGCGCGAGGTGCACCCCTACCTGGTGGCCACGCAGGCCCACCCGGAACTGCGCTCCCGCCCCACCCGCCCCCACCCGCTCTTCGCCGGCCTCGTCAAGGCCGCCGTCAAGCGCAAGACGGGCAAGTAG
- a CDS encoding glycoside hydrolase family 15 protein, which translates to MAGLIEDYALIGDMQTAALVCRDGTVDWLCLPRFDSHAVFAGLLGTEEHGFWRLGPAHAADAAPPVAARRRYRGDSLILESEWDTPRGTVRVTDFMPPRDGAPQLIRIVEGVSGRVPMRSALRMRFSYGRVVPWVHKHEGRTVAVAGPDSVWFDTTAETYGKSLTTYADFTVAPGDRIAFTISWEPSHKQPPPLPEPEQSLDATEEFWREWVEQCTYHGPYREAVVRSLITLKALTYAPTGGIVAAPTTSLPEDIGGVRNWDYRYTWLRDAAITLSSLLRTGYRDEARAWREWLLRAVAGDPENLQIMYGIAGERELGEAELDWLPGYENSGPVRVGNGAAHQLQLDVYGEVTEALHLAHMTGLARNDYASLLQLKLIRYLEQHWDEPDEGIWEVRGPRRHFVHSKVMAWVAVDRTIKLIESGDADGPLEKWLELRDDIHRDVCEKGYDKERNTFTQSYGSKELDASLLLIPQMGFLPPDDKRVIGTIEAIQRELSTEDGFILRYPTTSGGDENLDGLPGDEGAFLACSFWMADDLAMIGRVDEARKLFEKLLALRNDLGLLAEEWDPRLKRQVGNFPQAFSHVPLIDTALRLTASGAYGG; encoded by the coding sequence GTGGCCGGGCTCATCGAGGACTACGCACTCATCGGGGACATGCAGACCGCCGCCCTGGTCTGCCGGGACGGCACAGTCGACTGGCTGTGCCTGCCCCGCTTCGACTCCCATGCCGTCTTCGCGGGACTGCTCGGCACCGAGGAGCACGGCTTCTGGCGCCTCGGTCCCGCGCACGCGGCGGACGCAGCACCGCCCGTGGCGGCCCGCCGCCGCTACCGGGGCGACTCACTGATCCTCGAATCGGAGTGGGACACCCCGCGCGGCACGGTCAGAGTGACCGATTTCATGCCCCCTCGCGACGGCGCCCCGCAGCTGATCCGCATCGTGGAGGGCGTCAGCGGCCGTGTGCCGATGCGCTCGGCCCTGCGTATGCGGTTCTCGTACGGCCGTGTCGTGCCGTGGGTGCACAAGCACGAGGGGCGGACGGTCGCCGTCGCCGGCCCCGACTCGGTGTGGTTCGACACCACCGCCGAGACGTACGGCAAGTCCCTGACGACGTACGCCGACTTCACGGTGGCGCCCGGCGACCGGATCGCGTTCACGATCTCCTGGGAGCCGTCGCACAAGCAGCCGCCCCCGCTGCCCGAACCGGAGCAGTCCCTCGACGCCACCGAGGAGTTCTGGCGCGAGTGGGTCGAACAGTGCACGTACCACGGCCCCTACCGCGAGGCCGTCGTCCGCTCGCTGATCACCCTCAAGGCGCTCACGTACGCGCCGACCGGCGGCATCGTCGCCGCGCCCACCACCTCCCTCCCGGAGGACATCGGCGGCGTACGCAACTGGGACTACCGGTACACCTGGCTGCGCGACGCGGCCATCACCCTGTCCTCCCTCCTGCGCACCGGCTACCGCGACGAGGCCCGCGCCTGGCGCGAGTGGCTGCTGCGCGCGGTCGCCGGCGACCCGGAGAACCTGCAGATCATGTACGGCATCGCGGGCGAACGGGAGCTGGGCGAGGCCGAGTTGGACTGGCTGCCCGGCTACGAGAACTCAGGCCCCGTCCGGGTCGGCAACGGCGCCGCGCACCAGCTCCAGCTGGATGTGTACGGCGAGGTCACCGAGGCCCTGCACCTGGCCCACATGACGGGCCTGGCCCGCAACGACTACGCCTCCCTGCTCCAGTTGAAGCTGATCCGCTATCTGGAGCAGCACTGGGACGAGCCCGACGAGGGCATCTGGGAGGTGCGCGGTCCGCGTCGGCACTTCGTGCACTCGAAGGTCATGGCCTGGGTCGCGGTGGACCGCACGATCAAGCTCATCGAGTCCGGCGACGCGGACGGCCCGCTGGAGAAGTGGCTCGAACTGCGCGACGACATCCACCGGGACGTGTGTGAGAAGGGTTACGACAAGGAGCGCAACACCTTCACACAGTCGTACGGCTCGAAGGAACTGGACGCCTCCCTGCTGCTGATCCCGCAGATGGGCTTCCTGCCTCCCGACGACAAGCGCGTCATCGGCACCATCGAGGCCATCCAGCGCGAACTGTCCACCGAGGACGGCTTCATCCTGCGCTACCCGACGACCTCGGGCGGCGACGAGAACCTCGACGGTCTGCCGGGCGACGAGGGCGCGTTCCTCGCCTGTTCGTTCTGGATGGCGGACGACCTGGCGATGATCGGCCGGGTCGACGAGGCCCGCAAGCTCTTCGAGAAGCTCCTCGCCCTCCGCAACGACCTGGGCCTGCTGGCCGAGGAGTGGGACCCGCGTCTCAAGCGCCAGGTGGGCAACTTCCCGCAGGCCTTCAGCCACGTCCCGCTGATCGACACGGCACTGAGGCTGACGGCTTCGGGGGCGTACGGCGGCTAG
- a CDS encoding FAD-binding oxidoreductase, which produces MASLSKVNARLTAFREDLTGDVLAPEEPGYDDARTVFNSMIDRRPAVIAQCADEADVVRSVRFARDLDLPIAVRGGGHSVAGMGVNDAGLVIDLRRMHDVTVYRAAQSVRVQGGALMSHLDRATQPHGLATTGGRVSTTGVAGFVLGGGSGWLDRVQGLAVDNLLGVDLVTADGTALHASAEHNPDLFWALHGGGGNFGVATSLTLRLHELPAFSIALLLYLPEFAGEVTRTYRDVIEAGPVEASGGVIHLTGPPEEFVPPHLVGHLLCGALLTYAGAEEDMRKLVEPLLALPHEVEIVTAIPYADFQCMLDDPPGMRNYWSAEYLTGAPDELLDVFCALGDALPVPTGTQSALFPLGGAIADGPPEYPVPYRDASWAVHPYGCWEDPADDERCVQWVHDVRTAVRPWSTGAVYLNFIGDEGAERVIAGLGAENTRRLASVKRQYDPDNVFRFNHNIVPA; this is translated from the coding sequence ATGGCCTCCCTGTCCAAGGTGAACGCGCGTCTCACCGCGTTCCGCGAAGACCTCACCGGCGACGTACTCGCCCCGGAAGAGCCGGGATACGACGACGCCCGTACCGTCTTCAACAGCATGATCGACCGCCGCCCGGCGGTGATCGCGCAGTGCGCGGACGAGGCCGACGTGGTCCGTTCCGTGCGCTTCGCCCGCGACCTGGACCTGCCGATCGCGGTGCGCGGCGGCGGCCACAGTGTGGCGGGCATGGGCGTGAACGACGCGGGTCTGGTGATCGACCTGCGCCGGATGCACGACGTGACCGTCTACCGTGCGGCGCAGTCGGTACGTGTCCAGGGCGGGGCCCTGATGAGCCACCTGGACCGGGCTACCCAGCCGCACGGGCTGGCGACCACCGGCGGCCGGGTCTCCACGACCGGCGTCGCCGGCTTCGTGCTCGGCGGCGGCAGCGGCTGGCTCGACCGGGTCCAGGGCCTCGCCGTCGACAACCTCCTCGGCGTCGACCTGGTCACCGCCGACGGCACCGCGCTCCACGCGAGCGCCGAGCACAACCCGGACCTGTTCTGGGCCCTGCACGGCGGCGGCGGAAACTTCGGTGTCGCCACCTCGCTCACCCTGCGGCTGCACGAGTTGCCCGCGTTCTCCATCGCGCTGCTGCTCTATCTCCCCGAGTTCGCCGGAGAGGTCACCCGTACCTACCGCGACGTGATCGAGGCAGGCCCGGTCGAGGCGAGCGGCGGGGTCATCCATCTCACCGGCCCGCCCGAGGAGTTCGTCCCGCCGCATCTGGTCGGACACCTGCTGTGCGGGGCGCTGCTGACGTACGCGGGCGCCGAGGAGGACATGCGCAAGCTCGTCGAGCCGCTGCTGGCGCTGCCGCACGAGGTGGAGATCGTCACCGCGATCCCGTACGCGGACTTCCAGTGCATGCTCGACGACCCGCCCGGGATGCGGAACTACTGGTCGGCCGAGTACCTGACGGGCGCGCCCGACGAGCTGCTGGACGTCTTCTGCGCTCTCGGGGACGCGCTTCCGGTGCCCACCGGAACCCAGAGCGCGCTGTTCCCGCTCGGCGGCGCCATCGCCGACGGCCCGCCGGAGTACCCCGTCCCCTACCGGGACGCCTCATGGGCCGTGCACCCCTACGGCTGCTGGGAGGACCCCGCCGACGACGAGCGCTGCGTCCAGTGGGTCCACGACGTCCGTACCGCCGTACGGCCGTGGAGCACCGGCGCGGTCTATCTCAACTTCATCGGCGACGAGGGCGCGGAGCGCGTGATAGCGGGCCTGGGCGCCGAGAACACGCGCCGGCTGGCGTCGGTGAAGCGCCAGTACGACCCGGACAACGTGTTCCGCTTCAACCACAACATCGTTCCGGCGTAG
- a CDS encoding PucR family transcriptional regulator: MDSRADSRFETRGAGITVRRALELPGLRSGLPEILAGADRLGRNVRWVHAGEVPHIASLLKGGELLLTTGYGLGTRPAEQRAFVRTLAERGIAALVVELGPRFTRLPAALVETARSTGLPLVQLHREVAFVAVTEEIHTEIVNGHYALLQRAEEVHRRCTEALLGGGGIPQVLGILADFSGNPVFLETTDGQLLYAAGAGPEGADPLQVWEGLRAQHKDAPPPAGSVLVDVPGGGPGGGPGTGSVRARLVLLPVLDPLAPVHRMAAERAAGILAVVLMQARQEEELAARGRGDFLTDLAEGRVDAEAAPAQARVLGFKPGTGPLLPMVMRLGDTLSPGGGWAVLARAVTEELASVGVPVLLGVRPVEGRVPLLVGLRAEAERPAVADRVAAALRAGVERAGMQRPGARPPVVVVGVPGGWAAASAGLRHAAETATAAQGLPDRPWYDARRLDIDLLLWRLRDQPDLAAFVDRAIGPLRAHDDRSKPPLLPTLETYLAHAGRKAETARELHLNRQTLYNRLARIGELLGTDLDDPQTVLALSLALRARRHVA, from the coding sequence ATGGACAGCCGTGCGGACAGCCGTTTCGAGACCCGGGGCGCCGGCATCACCGTGCGGCGGGCGCTGGAGCTGCCCGGGCTGCGCAGCGGGCTGCCGGAGATCCTGGCGGGCGCCGACCGGCTGGGGCGGAACGTGCGGTGGGTGCACGCGGGCGAGGTCCCGCACATCGCCTCGCTGCTCAAGGGCGGCGAACTGCTCCTGACGACCGGGTACGGGCTCGGCACCCGGCCGGCCGAGCAGCGCGCGTTCGTCCGTACGCTCGCCGAGCGGGGCATCGCGGCGCTCGTCGTGGAGCTGGGCCCGCGCTTCACCCGGCTGCCCGCGGCCCTGGTCGAGACGGCCCGCTCGACCGGTCTCCCCCTGGTCCAGCTGCACCGCGAGGTGGCGTTCGTGGCCGTCACCGAGGAGATCCACACCGAGATCGTCAACGGCCACTACGCGCTGCTCCAGCGGGCCGAGGAGGTCCACCGGCGCTGCACGGAGGCCCTGCTGGGCGGTGGTGGCATCCCGCAGGTCCTGGGCATCCTGGCCGACTTCAGCGGCAACCCGGTCTTCCTGGAGACGACGGACGGCCAGCTCCTGTACGCCGCCGGAGCCGGCCCCGAGGGCGCCGACCCGCTCCAGGTGTGGGAGGGCCTGCGCGCCCAGCACAAGGACGCGCCGCCGCCCGCCGGTTCCGTGCTCGTCGATGTCCCTGGGGGCGGCCCCGGGGGCGGCCCCGGCACCGGCTCGGTCCGCGCACGCCTGGTTCTGCTGCCCGTCCTCGACCCCCTCGCCCCCGTGCACCGCATGGCCGCCGAACGGGCCGCCGGCATCCTGGCCGTCGTCCTCATGCAGGCCCGCCAGGAGGAGGAACTGGCGGCGCGTGGCCGCGGCGACTTCCTCACCGACCTCGCCGAGGGCCGCGTCGACGCGGAGGCCGCACCCGCGCAGGCCCGCGTCCTCGGCTTCAAGCCCGGCACCGGCCCACTGCTGCCGATGGTGATGCGACTCGGCGACACCCTGTCACCGGGGGGCGGCTGGGCGGTGCTGGCGCGGGCGGTCACGGAGGAGCTGGCGTCGGTGGGCGTACCTGTGCTGCTGGGCGTACGGCCGGTCGAGGGGCGCGTGCCGCTGCTGGTGGGCCTGCGTGCGGAGGCGGAGCGCCCGGCGGTCGCCGACCGGGTCGCGGCGGCGCTGCGGGCGGGTGTGGAGCGGGCCGGGATGCAACGCCCGGGCGCCCGGCCACCGGTCGTCGTGGTCGGGGTCCCCGGCGGCTGGGCGGCGGCCTCGGCGGGCCTGCGCCACGCGGCGGAGACGGCGACGGCGGCCCAGGGCCTGCCGGACCGCCCCTGGTACGACGCCCGCCGCCTGGACATCGACCTGCTGCTGTGGCGCCTTCGCGACCAGCCCGACCTGGCGGCCTTCGTGGACCGCGCGATCGGCCCGCTGCGCGCCCACGACGACCGCTCCAAGCCGCCTCTGCTGCCCACCCTGGAGACGTATCTGGCGCACGCGGGCCGCAAGGCGGAGACGGCCCGCGAACTCCACCTCAACCGCCAGACCCTCTACAACCGCCTCGCGCGGATCGGGGAGTTGCTGGGCACGGACCTCGACGACCCGCAGACGGTACTGGCGTTGAGCCTGGCGCTCCGGGCCCGCAGGCACGTGGCCTGA
- a CDS encoding glycosyltransferase family 4 protein, whose protein sequence is MSPASSHSPHGQSPLRTVQVLGGGNAGSSAHVRSLAAGLVERGVRVTVCAPSDADSAYDFTGAGAEHVPIPRSSDPGSVAALRAACSNADLVHAHGLHASFRAALALSGRRTPLVVTWHNRAYAEGPRAQLLKVLERRVVKAAAVVLGTSSDLVDRARRRGARDARLSAVALPAPRGTLGRDESDRSKTRAELGATDRPLLMAVGALDRHRGYDVLLDAVRAWQGLDPEPLLVIAGEGPLRAELQGRIEHEGLPVRLIGRRDDVSELLLAADLALLPSRWESRSVLAQEALHARVPLIATAVGGVPELVGDAAELVPYGDAVALGRAVVRLLGDPERREVLRERGVRQIGTWPSEDETVAQVLSVYDEFTQPRPLT, encoded by the coding sequence GTGAGCCCCGCGAGCAGCCACTCACCGCACGGTCAGTCGCCGCTGCGCACCGTGCAGGTGCTCGGCGGCGGCAACGCCGGCAGCAGCGCGCACGTGCGTTCGCTGGCCGCGGGGCTCGTCGAGAGAGGCGTGCGGGTGACCGTGTGCGCCCCCTCCGATGCCGACAGCGCCTACGACTTCACGGGCGCCGGTGCCGAGCACGTACCCATCCCGCGCAGTAGCGACCCCGGCTCGGTGGCGGCGCTGCGCGCGGCCTGTTCGAACGCCGACCTCGTGCACGCGCACGGGCTGCACGCCTCCTTCCGGGCCGCCCTCGCGCTCAGCGGGCGCCGCACTCCGCTTGTCGTCACCTGGCACAACCGGGCGTACGCCGAGGGGCCGCGCGCCCAGCTGCTGAAGGTGCTGGAGCGGCGGGTGGTGAAGGCCGCCGCCGTCGTCCTCGGGACCTCCTCCGACCTTGTGGACCGGGCCAGGCGGCGCGGAGCCCGGGACGCCCGGCTGTCCGCCGTGGCGCTGCCCGCCCCGCGCGGCACCCTGGGACGGGACGAGTCCGACCGGAGCAAGACGCGCGCCGAACTCGGTGCCACGGACCGCCCGTTGCTCATGGCTGTCGGCGCTCTCGACCGGCACCGGGGGTACGACGTCCTGCTGGACGCCGTACGCGCGTGGCAAGGCCTCGATCCCGAGCCGCTCCTCGTGATCGCGGGGGAGGGGCCGCTGAGGGCCGAGCTGCAGGGCCGCATCGAGCACGAGGGGCTGCCGGTCCGGCTCATCGGGCGGCGCGACGACGTGAGCGAACTGCTCCTCGCCGCCGATCTCGCACTTCTGCCCAGCCGTTGGGAGTCGCGCTCCGTTCTCGCCCAGGAGGCCCTCCACGCGCGCGTGCCGCTGATCGCGACCGCCGTGGGAGGCGTTCCGGAGCTGGTCGGGGACGCGGCCGAACTCGTTCCGTACGGCGACGCGGTGGCGCTCGGCAGGGCCGTCGTACGGCTGCTCGGGGATCCGGAGCGCCGGGAAGTCCTCCGCGAGCGGGGCGTCCGGCAGATCGGCACCTGGCCCAGCGAGGACGAGACCGTGGCCCAAGTGCTGAGCGTCTACGACGAGTTCACGCAGCCCCGGCCGCTGACCTGA
- the recN gene encoding DNA repair protein RecN, whose product MVVFVLEEMRIRSLGVIDDAVVELSPGFTAVTGETGAGKTMVVTSLGLLLGGRADAALVRIGAKNAVVEGRITVPPGGAAVVRAEEAGAELDDGVLLISRTVSAEGRSRAHLGGRSVPVGVLAELADELVAVHGQTDQQGLLKLSRQRAALDRYAGDAVAAPLTKYGEAYRRLRAVANELDEITTRARERAQEADMLRYGLDEIAAVEPRAGEDAELAEEAERLGHAEALASAATVAHAALAGNPEDPEGIDAATLVAGAHRALEAVRSHDSALAALADRIGEVGILLGDVAGDLAGYADDLDADPLRLAAVEERRAALTALTRKYGSDVAGVLTWAEEGSARLLELDGDDDRIGELTAERDALRGELSGMAQALTDARTEAASRFADAVTAELASLAMPHARVSFDIRQTEDPEGVEVDGRTVAYGPSGADEVELLLAPHPGAPARPIAKGASGGELSRVMLAVEVVFAGTDPVPTYLFDEVDAGVGGKAAVEIGRRLARLAKSAQVVVVTHLPQVAAFADRQLLVEKTNDGSVTRSGVKVLEGEDRVRELSRMLAGQEDSETARAHAEELLAAARADG is encoded by the coding sequence ATGGTCGTGTTCGTGTTGGAGGAGATGCGGATACGGTCGCTCGGCGTCATCGACGATGCGGTCGTCGAGCTGTCGCCAGGCTTTACCGCCGTGACCGGTGAGACCGGTGCGGGTAAGACCATGGTCGTGACCAGCCTGGGGCTGCTGCTCGGTGGCCGGGCTGATGCGGCGTTGGTGCGGATCGGGGCCAAGAACGCGGTCGTCGAGGGGCGGATCACCGTGCCCCCGGGCGGTGCTGCCGTCGTACGGGCCGAGGAGGCCGGCGCCGAGCTGGACGACGGGGTGCTGCTCATCAGCCGTACCGTTTCCGCCGAGGGGCGCTCCCGGGCGCATCTGGGCGGGCGTTCCGTGCCCGTGGGTGTGCTGGCCGAGCTGGCCGACGAACTGGTGGCCGTGCACGGGCAGACCGACCAGCAGGGGCTGCTCAAGCTGTCCCGGCAGCGGGCGGCGCTCGACCGGTACGCGGGGGACGCTGTCGCCGCGCCCCTCACCAAGTACGGGGAGGCGTACCGGAGGCTGCGGGCCGTCGCGAACGAGCTGGACGAGATCACCACGCGCGCGCGTGAACGGGCCCAGGAAGCCGACATGCTGCGCTACGGGCTCGACGAGATCGCCGCCGTGGAACCGCGGGCCGGCGAGGACGCCGAGCTCGCCGAGGAGGCGGAGCGGCTCGGGCACGCGGAGGCGCTGGCCTCGGCCGCGACCGTCGCCCACGCCGCCCTGGCCGGTAACCCCGAGGATCCCGAGGGCATCGACGCCGCCACGCTCGTCGCGGGCGCCCATCGGGCCCTGGAGGCCGTACGGTCGCACGACTCCGCCCTGGCCGCGCTCGCCGACCGGATCGGTGAGGTCGGCATCCTGCTCGGGGACGTCGCCGGAGATCTGGCGGGGTACGCGGACGACCTGGACGCCGATCCACTGCGGCTGGCGGCCGTCGAGGAACGGCGGGCCGCGCTCACCGCGCTGACGCGGAAGTACGGCTCCGACGTGGCCGGAGTGCTCACCTGGGCCGAGGAGGGCTCCGCGCGGCTGCTCGAACTCGACGGCGACGACGACCGGATCGGTGAGCTGACCGCAGAGCGGGACGCGCTGCGCGGCGAACTGAGCGGGATGGCACAGGCGTTGACGGACGCGCGGACGGAGGCCGCCTCGCGGTTCGCGGACGCCGTGACCGCCGAGCTGGCCTCGCTGGCCATGCCCCACGCGCGCGTGTCGTTCGACATCAGGCAGACCGAGGACCCGGAGGGCGTCGAGGTCGACGGACGTACGGTCGCCTACGGGCCGTCCGGCGCCGACGAGGTCGAACTGCTGCTCGCCCCGCACCCCGGCGCGCCCGCCCGGCCCATCGCCAAGGGGGCGTCCGGGGGTGAGCTGTCCCGCGTGATGCTGGCCGTGGAGGTCGTGTTCGCGGGGACCGATCCGGTGCCCACCTATCTGTTCGACGAGGTCGACGCCGGTGTGGGCGGCAAGGCGGCCGTGGAGATCGGGCGCCGGCTGGCCCGGCTGGCGAAGAGCGCGCAGGTCGTCGTCGTGACGCATCTGCCGCAGGTCGCCGCGTTCGCCGACCGGCAACTGCTGGTCGAGAAGACCAACGACGGGTCGGTGACCCGGTCGGGCGTGAAGGTCCTGGAGGGTGAGGACCGGGTACGGGAGCTGTCGCGGATGCTGGCCGGGCAGGAGGACTCGGAGACGGCGCGGGCCCATGCGGAGGAGTTGCTGGCGGCGGCTCGGGCGGACGGCTGA
- a CDS encoding NAD kinase: MTQTRDRTVFLLAHTGRPAAIRSAELVVQGLVRSGLGVRVLAAEAANLPLPPEVELVEEATAQCLDGCELLIVLGGDGTLLRGAEFARASGVPMLGVNLGSVGFLAEAERDDLDKVVDRVVTKAYEVEERMTIDVVVHQNGNIVHTDWALNEAAVQKVSAEKLLEVVLEIDGRPVTGFGCDGICLSTPTGSTAYAFSAGGPVVWPEVEALLMVPISAHALFAKPLVTSPDSVLAVEVLPHIPPGVLWCDGRRTVELPPGARVEVRRGAVPVRLARLHHASFTDRLVAKFALPVSGWRGAPH; this comes from the coding sequence TTGACTCAGACCCGAGATCGTACTGTTTTCCTGCTCGCCCACACCGGGCGGCCGGCCGCGATCAGAAGCGCCGAACTGGTCGTCCAGGGGCTGGTGCGCTCCGGACTCGGGGTGCGGGTGCTCGCGGCGGAGGCGGCCAACCTGCCGCTGCCGCCGGAGGTGGAGCTCGTGGAGGAGGCCACCGCGCAGTGCCTCGACGGGTGCGAGCTGCTCATCGTGCTGGGCGGCGACGGCACGCTGCTGCGCGGCGCCGAGTTCGCCCGGGCGTCCGGGGTGCCGATGCTCGGCGTCAACCTCGGCAGCGTCGGCTTCCTCGCCGAGGCCGAGCGCGACGACCTCGACAAGGTTGTCGACCGGGTGGTGACGAAGGCGTACGAGGTCGAGGAACGGATGACCATCGACGTCGTCGTCCACCAGAACGGCAACATCGTGCACACCGACTGGGCGCTGAACGAGGCGGCCGTGCAGAAGGTGTCCGCGGAGAAGTTGCTGGAGGTCGTGCTGGAGATCGACGGGCGGCCGGTGACCGGGTTCGGGTGTGACGGCATCTGCCTGTCCACGCCGACCGGGTCGACCGCCTATGCGTTCTCGGCCGGTGGGCCCGTGGTGTGGCCCGAGGTGGAGGCGTTGCTGATGGTGCCGATCAGTGCGCACGCGCTGTTCGCGAAGCCGTTGGTGACGTCGCCGGATTCCGTGCTCGCTGTGGAGGTTCTGCCGCACATTCCTCCGGGGGTGCTGTGGTGTGACGGGCGGCGGACCGTGGAGTTGCCTCCGGGGGCGCGGGTGGAGGTTCGGCGGGGGGCTGTGCCGGTTCGGCTGGCTCGGCTGCACCATGCGTCGTTCACCGATCGACTGGTGGCCAAGTTCGCGTTGCCGGTGTCCGGGTGGCGGGGGGCTCCTCACTAG